The nucleotide sequence CGGACAAGGGCTTCCAGCGTCGGTTCATGGAGCGAAACGACATCCCCGGCCTCCCGGATTTCGAGGAGTTCACCGACAGCGAGGCCGCCTGTGCGTTCATCGACGAGTACGACGGCGACCTCGTCGTCAAACCGGCCGGACTGACCGGCGGGAAAGGCGTCCGCGTCATCGGCGATCAGGTCACTGCCGCGGAGGCCAAAGAATACATCCGCGAGTCCGATCACGACCGACTCGTTCTCGAAGAGCGACTCGTCGGCGAGGAGTTTACGGTCCAGGCGCTCGTCGCGAACGGCGACGTCCGCGTGACGCCCGCCGTTCAGGACCACAAACGGGCCTACGAGGGCGACGAGGGACCCAACACCGGCGGGATGGGGAGTTACAGCGACGCCACCCTCGAACTGCCGTTCATGGATCGGGCGGACTACCTCGAAGCCGTCGACATCCTCGAAGCGACGGTCGACGCGCTGGAGGGGTACAAGGGCGTCCTCTACGGCCAGTTCATGCTCACCGCCGAGGGTGTGAAAGTCGTCGAGTTCAACGCCCGCTTTGGCGATCCCGAGGCGATGAACACCTTGCCCGTGATGGAGACTGACCTGCTCGATGTCCTCGTCGCCGCCCGTGATGGCGAGGCGCTGCCGCAACTCCAGTTCCAGTCGGCAGCGACCGTCTGTAAGT is from Halorhabdus sp. BNX81 and encodes:
- the purD gene encoding phosphoribosylamine--glycine ligase, encoding MTETVLLVGGGGREHAVARALADSDCSLYAAAGNRNPGIASLADGFETLDTTNPTAVRTYAEETDATLAVVGPESPLEAGVADALDDAGVYAFGPQQNEARIETDKGFQRRFMERNDIPGLPDFEEFTDSEAACAFIDEYDGDLVVKPAGLTGGKGVRVIGDQVTAAEAKEYIRESDHDRLVLEERLVGEEFTVQALVANGDVRVTPAVQDHKRAYEGDEGPNTGGMGSYSDATLELPFMDRADYLEAVDILEATVDALEGYKGVLYGQFMLTAEGVKVVEFNARFGDPEAMNTLPVMETDLLDVLVAARDGEALPQLQFQSAATVCKYAVPDGYPADPEAGAKVQIDPESAGAATLFYASVDERDDGIYTTTSRSFAVVGVADSITDAEAITTEALERAGTDGLRVRWDIGKADLVQSRIDHMAELRGE